Proteins from one Malania oleifera isolate guangnan ecotype guangnan chromosome 4, ASM2987363v1, whole genome shotgun sequence genomic window:
- the LOC131153181 gene encoding cyclin-U1-1-like: MSDAGGNREDTDSNHLQPEPSEAEAGTPRVLAALSFVLEKLVARNDRLAVDSGASDDDDDNGSSRRLRAFHGARAPNISLAKYVERLYKYCSCSPACLVVGYIYIDRMVHRHPRFLLVSLNVHRLLVTSVMLASKMLDDVHYNNAFYARVGGVSNAELNRLELELLSMLDYGVMVSSRVFESYCLHLEKEMLWNGISQNVPRSPSLPTPVHHIPEIPLHDPQP; the protein is encoded by the exons ATGTCAGACGCCGGCGGCAACCGCGAGGACACCGACTCCAACCACCTGCAGCCGGAGCCGAGCGAAGCCGAAGCGGGCACGCCGAGGGTGCTAGCCGCGCTGTCTTTCGTCTTGGAGAAGCTGGTAGCTCGGAACGATCGGCTGGCGGTCGACAGCGGGGCGAGCGACGACGACGACGACAATGGCAGCTCGCGGAGGCTGAGGGCGTTTCACGGTGCGAGAGCGCCGAACATAAGCTTGGCGAAGTACGTGGAGAGGTTGTACAAGTACTGCAGTTGCAGCCCGGCGTGCCTTGTGGTTGGGTATATCTATATTGACAGGATGGTGCACAGACACCCTCGGTTCCTCCTCGTCTCCCTCAATGTCCACAGGTTGCTCGTGACAAGTGTCATGCTTGCTTCTAAGATGCTGGATGATGt GCATTACAACAATGCGTTCTATGCTAGGGTTGGGGGAGTGAGCAACGCAGAGCTGAACAGGCTAGAGCTGGAGCTGCTGTCGATGTTGGATTATGGAGTGATGGTGAGCTCTAGGGTTTTTGAGAGCTACTGCCTCCACTTGGAAAAAGAAATGCTGTGGAATGGCATCTCCCAGAATGTCCCTAGGTCGCCCTCACTACCCACCCCTGTTCATCACATTCCTGAAATTCCATTACACGATCCCCAAccctag
- the LOC131153516 gene encoding uncharacterized protein LOC131153516, with translation MEESSEGMDIETVKREQEKERRRVRDRQRRQSMSVEEREQHLARRRRNYQLRRQRAGHVRLNSQHGQTLSTVSRREEGTINEHQGEISASEYCVQSDGTACVGFVQGGDKLDSVCTKVDGLEAGAQVLVNIPGKLRLNHIKRLARSLNDPIGKLSVNNKIGAALLAMENATTNDTSPKRLRLSQVKSLARALTSSRESTQQNLHNETEGEQSSPQQGIQQMGSDVPNISPSNKKIDG, from the exons ATGGAAGAGTCATCTGAAGGAATGGATATAGAGACTGTAAAGAGGGAGCAAGAAAAAGAACGACGTCGTGTGCGGGACAGACAGAGAAGACAATCTATGAGCGTTGAAGAGAGAGAGCAGCATCTTGCTAGACGTCGTAGAAATTATCAACTGCGAAGACAGAGAGCTGGACATGTTCGATTAAATTCTCAGCATGGACAAACATTGAGTACTGTCAGTAGACGAGAAGAGGGCACCATAAATGAGCATCAAGGAGAAATTTCTGCTTCAGAATATTGTGTCCAGTCTGATGGTACTGCTTGTGTTGGATTTGTTCAAGGAGGAGATAAACTAGACTCAGTGTGCACAAAGGTTGATG GCTTGGAAGCTGGAGCTCAGGTGTTGGTTAATATTCCTGGAAAATTGCGTTTAAATCATATAAAACGCCTTGCACGTTCCTTAAATGATCCAATTGGCAAGCTTAGTGTCAACAACAAAATTGGAGCGGCTCTGCTAGCAATGGAAAATGCAACTACTAACG ATACTTCCCCAAAGAGATTACGATTAAGCCAGGTCAAAAGCCTTGCACGGGCATTGACTTCTTCAAGAGAGAGTACCCAACAAAATCTCCACAATGAAACAGAAG GGGAACAGAGTTCGCCACAGCAGGGAATTCAGCAGATGGGTAGTGATGTGCCAAATATTTCACCATCTAACAAGAAGATTGATG GATAA